In Pseudobdellovibrionaceae bacterium, the following proteins share a genomic window:
- a CDS encoding (2Fe-2S)-binding protein yields MEVSNTKEQKQQHLTLELEVNGHRYIRSVPAMTTLVEFLREELNLTGTKKGCDLGDCGCCTVLVDGEPLLSCLALAADMEGRVITTIEGVAKGAELHPVQEAFVEEGGLQCGYCTPAMVLNGVALLESNNKPSKNEIKECISGTICRCTGYTKIEESIALAAEKLGGGVQ; encoded by the coding sequence ATGGAAGTCTCGAACACGAAAGAACAAAAACAACAGCATTTGACCTTGGAATTGGAAGTTAATGGCCATCGCTACATTCGCTCGGTGCCGGCCATGACGACACTGGTGGAGTTTTTGCGCGAAGAGCTCAACCTCACCGGTACCAAGAAAGGTTGTGATCTGGGTGACTGCGGTTGCTGCACGGTTTTAGTGGATGGAGAGCCTTTGTTGTCCTGTTTGGCCCTGGCCGCTGATATGGAAGGACGAGTGATCACAACCATCGAAGGTGTGGCCAAGGGTGCTGAACTTCACCCCGTGCAGGAGGCCTTTGTCGAGGAAGGTGGGCTTCAGTGCGGTTACTGCACCCCTGCCATGGTTCTCAACGGCGTGGCCCTATTGGAAAGTAACAACAAGCCCAGTAAGAACGAAATCAAAGAGTGTATTTCGGGAACTATCTGCCGCTGCACCGGTTACACCAAAATTGAAGAGTCCATCGCCCTGGCGGCGGAAAAATTGGGCGGGGGTGTTCAGTGA
- a CDS encoding thiolase family protein yields MMDAYIVEAKRTPIGRAHKDKGIYREVRADELMAHLLKDFGQRVLSPEKVDDVMVGCVGQHLEQGKNIARLSSLLAGYPDAVPGVTINRLCASSLQAFHFASQSVALGQNRAVLAGGVEHMHHVPMVAALDYNQELLKRYEFPFTNMGLTAEKVADQFGISRQEQDAFAVESHRKAVVAQKEGYFKAEIVATPAAGEMIEADQGPRATTSMEALADLKTVFKEEGGTVTAGNSSQISDGASLTLLANKESCSEFGLKAKARVVDFAVVGLDPLTMGLGPIPAIQKLLKKQNKTVADIDCFELNEAFASQAIACVRELNLDESKVNPTGGAIALGHPLGCTGTRLVATLLNNLTRLDKEWGVISMCIGHGQGIATLIQRTS; encoded by the coding sequence ATCATGGACGCCTATATTGTTGAAGCCAAACGAACTCCCATCGGTCGTGCCCATAAGGACAAAGGCATTTACCGCGAGGTGAGAGCTGATGAGTTGATGGCCCATTTGCTGAAGGACTTCGGCCAACGTGTCCTTTCCCCTGAAAAGGTGGACGACGTTATGGTGGGTTGTGTGGGCCAGCACCTGGAGCAGGGGAAAAATATTGCCCGTCTGAGCTCCTTGTTGGCTGGCTACCCGGATGCAGTTCCAGGTGTGACCATTAATCGTCTGTGTGCCTCAAGTCTTCAGGCCTTTCACTTTGCCTCTCAATCCGTGGCTCTCGGCCAAAATCGGGCCGTGTTGGCTGGCGGAGTGGAGCATATGCACCATGTGCCTATGGTGGCAGCTCTCGATTACAATCAGGAATTACTCAAGCGGTATGAGTTCCCGTTTACCAACATGGGATTAACGGCTGAAAAGGTGGCTGATCAGTTTGGCATTAGTCGTCAGGAGCAAGATGCCTTTGCGGTTGAGAGCCATCGAAAGGCTGTGGTGGCGCAAAAAGAAGGCTATTTTAAGGCGGAAATTGTGGCGACACCGGCCGCTGGTGAAATGATTGAAGCCGATCAAGGACCACGGGCCACCACATCCATGGAAGCCTTGGCTGATCTCAAGACGGTCTTTAAAGAAGAAGGCGGGACGGTGACGGCCGGTAACAGTTCGCAAATCAGCGACGGCGCGAGCCTCACTTTGCTGGCCAATAAGGAAAGCTGTAGCGAATTTGGTCTCAAGGCAAAAGCGCGAGTGGTGGACTTTGCTGTCGTGGGGCTTGATCCCTTGACCATGGGACTTGGACCCATCCCGGCCATCCAGAAGTTACTCAAGAAACAAAACAAGACTGTGGCCGATATTGATTGTTTTGAACTCAACGAGGCCTTTGCCAGCCAGGCCATTGCCTGTGTCCGGGAATTAAATCTAGACGAATCCAAAGTGAATCCGACAGGGGGGGCTATCGCTCTGGGGCATCCTTTGGGGTGCACGGGGACCCGATTGGTGGCGACCTTGCTGAACAACCTCACTCGCCTTGATAAGGAGTGGGGTGTGATCTCCATGTGTATTGGCCACGGCCAGGGGATTGCCACTTTGATTCAAAGAACAAGTTAA
- a CDS encoding SDR family oxidoreductase — MISLKGKVAIVTGAAQGIGLAISQELSRLGAFVALVDRDESGLSQAENQLVSDGGKAQSFAGDVTDSSFLDEMVKTLVADHGHVDVLVNNAGIIRDNFLTKLSEEDWDQVMAVNLKGPFLCCRSVIPRMREQKSGKIVNIISRSWLGNVGQSNYSASKGGLVSLTRTLALELARDQIQVNGVAPGFIDTPMTRGMPEKARERLIKMQPTGKMGKPEDIAAAVAFLCSDRAEFISGQILHVDGGKSCGLLSL; from the coding sequence ATGATCTCACTGAAGGGCAAAGTAGCCATTGTCACCGGTGCGGCTCAGGGAATTGGTCTGGCCATCAGTCAGGAGCTGAGCCGCCTGGGAGCATTTGTCGCTCTCGTCGATCGGGACGAGAGCGGCCTTAGCCAGGCGGAAAACCAGCTCGTGAGCGATGGGGGTAAGGCCCAGAGTTTTGCAGGTGATGTGACCGATAGCTCTTTTTTGGACGAAATGGTGAAAACCCTGGTCGCCGATCACGGTCACGTGGATGTCCTGGTCAACAATGCCGGTATTATTCGTGATAATTTTCTCACCAAACTCAGTGAGGAAGACTGGGATCAAGTGATGGCGGTCAATCTTAAAGGCCCCTTTCTCTGCTGTCGCAGCGTGATCCCAAGGATGCGCGAACAGAAAAGCGGCAAGATTGTGAACATCATTTCCCGCAGTTGGTTGGGCAACGTAGGACAATCCAATTACTCAGCAAGTAAAGGGGGCTTGGTGAGTTTGACACGCACCTTGGCCCTGGAGTTGGCCCGCGATCAAATCCAGGTCAATGGGGTTGCGCCAGGATTCATTGACACCCCCATGACTCGCGGAATGCCCGAAAAGGCCCGCGAGCGATTAATAAAGATGCAGCCCACGGGAAAAATGGGAAAACCCGAAGATATTGCCGCAGCCGTGGCCTTTTTGTGCTCGGACCGGGCTGAGTTTATCAGCGGGCAGATTTTGCACGTGGATGGGGGCAAGAGCTGCGGTCTGTTGTCTTTGTAA
- a CDS encoding thiolase family protein, producing the protein MAVSAKGFHTKEGAGTLFEGVMFVEGQRTPFGKYTGALSTVSPTDLGILASRAVIKKAGVKAEDIAQVIVSNIGQASADSFFLPRHIGLYAGAPLEAPASLVQRICGSGIEVIGQAAEQIALGKGNLILGCGTDTMSRFPLVSFTARQGFQLGRPEYVDLLWEALNDTAAVPMGMTADNVAKKYSLTREEVDAFSLRSQERYQAAKAKNFFADEITAVEATEIEMAGYNKRKVKLNRVKDIAEDEHPRQTSLDQLAKLPFVFSKEGPTTAGTASGIVDGACSVLVASEDYATKNGLKPMGRILGVCASGLDPNVMGLGPVPAIKALLQELKLNISQIDLFEINEAFGAQCLGVARALELDEEKLNVHGGAIAIGHPLGATGQRLVTTLLKGLKARGGKLGVASACIGGGQGIAMVVEAL; encoded by the coding sequence ATGGCAGTATCAGCAAAAGGATTTCATACAAAAGAAGGTGCAGGAACTCTATTTGAAGGCGTGATGTTTGTTGAAGGACAGCGCACCCCCTTTGGCAAATACACAGGTGCCCTGTCGACGGTGTCGCCGACGGATCTGGGTATTCTCGCTTCAAGGGCTGTGATCAAAAAAGCCGGAGTCAAGGCGGAAGACATTGCCCAAGTTATTGTGTCCAATATTGGCCAGGCCAGCGCGGATTCATTTTTTCTTCCCCGCCATATCGGCCTATATGCCGGAGCCCCGCTGGAAGCACCGGCGTCTTTGGTACAGAGAATCTGTGGATCGGGAATTGAGGTCATTGGCCAGGCGGCGGAACAGATTGCTCTCGGCAAGGGCAACTTGATTCTCGGCTGTGGCACAGACACCATGAGCCGTTTCCCCTTGGTTTCTTTTACCGCCCGTCAGGGATTTCAACTGGGGCGTCCCGAGTATGTGGACCTTTTGTGGGAGGCCCTCAACGACACGGCGGCTGTGCCCATGGGAATGACTGCCGACAACGTGGCCAAAAAATACTCTCTGACTCGTGAAGAGGTTGACGCCTTTTCTTTGCGTAGTCAGGAACGCTACCAGGCGGCCAAGGCCAAGAACTTCTTCGCTGACGAAATCACCGCTGTTGAGGCCACAGAAATTGAAATGGCGGGCTACAACAAACGCAAGGTGAAATTAAACCGGGTTAAGGACATTGCCGAGGACGAACATCCTCGTCAGACCTCCTTAGACCAGTTGGCAAAGCTTCCTTTTGTGTTTTCCAAAGAAGGACCAACCACCGCCGGGACAGCTTCCGGTATTGTGGATGGAGCCTGTTCGGTTTTGGTGGCCAGTGAAGACTACGCCACCAAGAATGGTCTGAAACCTATGGGAAGAATTCTCGGTGTGTGTGCTTCAGGTCTTGATCCCAATGTCATGGGCTTGGGGCCGGTGCCGGCAATTAAAGCCTTGCTTCAAGAATTAAAGCTCAACATCTCGCAAATTGACCTATTTGAAATCAACGAAGCCTTCGGCGCTCAATGTTTGGGTGTGGCTCGTGCTCTGGAGTTGGATGAAGAAAAACTCAATGTCCACGGAGGAGCCATAGCCATTGGTCACCCATTGGGGGCGACAGGACAACGCCTGGTCACGACTTTGTTGAAGGGCCTTAAAGCCCGCGGCGGAAAATTGGGTGTGGCCTCGGCTTGTATTGGCGGGGGACAGGGAATTGCCATGGTGGTGGAAGCCCTATGA
- a CDS encoding enoyl-CoA hydratase/isomerase family protein, translating into MSKDIRKVGVVGAGNMGAAIAQHFLMKGLQVHLVDVSEEGLTKGRERIDSSLEEAVKRRIMRPEDKASLFERLVTTTDFKTFAECQLIVEAVFENFQVKVDLFTKLEEYVADDCVLATNTSSYSVADLAKCLKKPERFIGVHYFYHAAKNKLVEVIPGEKTDPRLVEVLRDFYNYYDKIPIVVKDAAGFAVNRFFVPWLNEAVRLYEEGLGSPAFIDETAEKLFKIGMGPFKLMNATGVPVAQHACEGLAEKFGAFYAPAEGLKKQVATKTDWDLAVAYSGKNDEKAVTDRLLAASLGVAAQMVSEGVTTTSETDLGARMGLRWFQGPFELMNAIGVDRVKTATGELFKKWNLPMPKLLEQTPQGGRVALDFVKATVQGECGFLQFYRPDSMNALNEEVVQQLSDKWDELEKNSQVKKIVLLGSGKAFVAGADIKFFIDNMDKGDVDRIYNFTAFGHEVLKKIESSAKPSIAYLDGLTLGGGLELALACKFRLGTARSLLAFPETGIGIYPGLGGTQRSTRLMGKAAAKYLVATGKMIKAEEALALGLIDQVIERVGSWTELEKMDFPQSASGKKGQPELDAFAEFDGVLTDDLLAQPAFAAQEKALRSKAPLALSKAMDLIDQGEKLDLNKGLEMELAGLREIFSTADARIGLGSVIKRERPAFKGA; encoded by the coding sequence ATGAGTAAAGATATTCGCAAAGTGGGTGTCGTCGGTGCGGGAAACATGGGTGCTGCCATTGCCCAACATTTTTTGATGAAGGGCCTTCAGGTTCACCTGGTAGACGTGAGTGAAGAGGGGTTGACGAAAGGGCGTGAGCGCATTGACTCAAGTCTTGAAGAAGCAGTCAAAAGACGGATCATGAGGCCCGAGGATAAAGCCTCTCTGTTCGAGCGCCTGGTGACAACCACGGACTTTAAAACCTTCGCCGAGTGCCAGTTGATCGTTGAAGCGGTATTTGAGAACTTTCAGGTCAAAGTGGATCTATTCACCAAGCTTGAAGAGTATGTCGCCGACGACTGTGTCCTTGCGACCAATACCAGCTCTTACTCGGTGGCGGATCTGGCAAAGTGCCTCAAAAAGCCCGAACGCTTTATTGGCGTTCATTATTTTTATCATGCGGCCAAAAATAAATTGGTGGAAGTGATCCCTGGAGAAAAGACCGATCCTCGTTTGGTGGAGGTGCTCAGGGATTTCTACAACTACTATGACAAGATTCCCATTGTCGTCAAAGACGCAGCCGGATTTGCCGTCAACCGCTTCTTTGTGCCCTGGCTCAATGAAGCCGTTCGCCTCTATGAAGAAGGCTTGGGCTCACCGGCCTTTATCGATGAGACGGCTGAAAAACTGTTCAAGATCGGCATGGGTCCCTTTAAGCTCATGAATGCCACTGGAGTCCCTGTGGCCCAACACGCCTGCGAAGGTTTGGCCGAAAAGTTTGGCGCCTTTTATGCTCCGGCAGAAGGTTTGAAAAAACAAGTGGCGACCAAAACCGATTGGGATTTGGCGGTGGCCTACTCAGGAAAAAATGATGAAAAGGCTGTAACTGATCGCCTGCTCGCGGCCAGCCTTGGTGTTGCCGCACAGATGGTGAGTGAAGGTGTGACCACGACCAGCGAAACCGATTTGGGAGCACGCATGGGCCTGAGATGGTTTCAAGGGCCCTTTGAGCTGATGAACGCCATTGGTGTGGATCGGGTCAAAACGGCGACGGGGGAGCTTTTCAAAAAGTGGAATCTTCCCATGCCCAAGCTATTGGAACAAACTCCTCAAGGTGGGCGAGTGGCCCTGGATTTTGTTAAGGCCACGGTACAGGGGGAGTGTGGATTTCTTCAGTTTTACCGTCCGGACAGCATGAATGCCTTGAACGAAGAGGTGGTTCAGCAGTTGTCGGATAAGTGGGATGAGCTTGAGAAAAATAGCCAAGTCAAAAAAATCGTTCTTTTGGGCTCAGGTAAGGCCTTTGTGGCAGGCGCCGACATTAAGTTCTTTATCGACAACATGGACAAGGGAGATGTGGACCGCATCTACAACTTCACAGCCTTTGGCCATGAGGTGCTCAAGAAGATTGAATCCAGTGCGAAACCGAGCATCGCCTACTTGGATGGTCTCACGCTTGGCGGTGGTTTGGAGTTGGCTTTGGCCTGCAAATTCCGCTTGGGAACTGCCCGAAGCCTACTGGCATTTCCGGAAACTGGCATCGGAATCTACCCAGGTCTTGGCGGCACCCAAAGAAGTACAAGGCTCATGGGCAAAGCCGCCGCCAAATATCTTGTCGCCACCGGCAAAATGATTAAGGCGGAAGAAGCCTTGGCTCTTGGCCTGATTGACCAGGTGATTGAGAGAGTGGGTTCATGGACAGAGTTGGAGAAAATGGATTTCCCTCAGTCGGCTTCAGGCAAAAAGGGCCAGCCGGAACTGGATGCTTTTGCCGAATTTGATGGAGTACTTACTGATGACCTTCTGGCCCAGCCTGCTTTTGCCGCTCAGGAGAAGGCTCTGAGAAGCAAAGCGCCGTTGGCCTTGAGTAAAGCTATGGATCTAATTGATCAAGGAGAGAAGTTGGATCTGAACAAAGGTTTGGAAATGGAACTGGCGGGATTAAGGGAGATTTTTTCCACCGCCGATGCCCGTATTGGACTGGGTAGTGTGATTAAACGCGAACGGCCTGCATTTAAAGGCGCTTAA
- a CDS encoding 2-dehydropantoate 2-reductase gives MHYGIVGLGPVGAMFAAHLKQAGHRVSCLDQVTHKLEVLRRNPLHISGQKEATAQLEELFSDMGEFVATQPDVVLFCTKSCTTKEVARQLKAHGIKDSTLFVSCQNGLDVEEILAQVFGSDKTLRMILNFGVQFVNRTDVFVAFCYDQYLSKKSECGPIAEKLAVEMSEAGLSVKLVDNYKEEVFKKAILNSALGSVCALTRMTMKQVMEEPELVRLVRELLREAILVGETRGYDLKSFFEPAMTYLAKGGDHKPSMLMDIERAHVTENEFHCGQMFRYAEENKVEVPVIQTIYYLIKNLERAIILDSYVSKHYEVGG, from the coding sequence ATGCATTATGGCATTGTGGGCTTGGGACCCGTGGGTGCGATGTTTGCGGCTCATCTTAAACAAGCAGGGCACCGGGTGTCTTGTTTGGACCAGGTGACTCATAAATTAGAAGTCTTGCGCCGCAACCCCCTTCATATTTCGGGTCAAAAGGAAGCGACAGCCCAGTTAGAGGAACTGTTTTCGGATATGGGCGAGTTTGTTGCCACCCAGCCGGATGTGGTTTTGTTCTGTACCAAGAGCTGCACAACCAAAGAGGTGGCCCGGCAGCTTAAAGCCCATGGCATTAAAGATTCCACCTTATTTGTCTCCTGCCAAAATGGCCTGGACGTGGAAGAAATCCTCGCCCAAGTGTTTGGGAGTGATAAAACCTTGCGCATGATCCTCAATTTTGGGGTTCAGTTCGTCAACCGCACCGATGTGTTCGTGGCCTTTTGTTACGATCAATATCTCTCGAAAAAATCTGAGTGCGGCCCCATCGCCGAAAAGCTGGCGGTTGAGATGTCTGAGGCCGGATTGTCGGTCAAGCTGGTGGATAACTACAAGGAAGAGGTCTTTAAAAAGGCGATCTTGAACTCTGCCCTGGGTTCGGTGTGTGCCCTCACCCGCATGACCATGAAGCAGGTCATGGAAGAGCCAGAGCTTGTGCGTTTGGTAAGAGAGCTTCTGCGCGAAGCAATATTGGTGGGAGAGACCCGGGGCTACGATTTAAAGAGCTTTTTTGAGCCAGCGATGACCTATTTGGCCAAGGGAGGGGATCACAAACCTTCTATGCTCATGGACATTGAGCGGGCTCATGTGACGGAAAATGAATTTCATTGCGGACAGATGTTCCGCTATGCCGAGGAAAATAAGGTCGAGGTTCCGGTGATTCAGACGATTTATTATCTGATCAAGAATTTGGAACGGGCGATCATCCTCGATAGCTATGTATCTAAACATTACGAAGTAGGAGGCTAA
- a CDS encoding AMP-binding protein has protein sequence MEVLKSSRSLGEVKYTIGQMLLANGEKFAQRPAFAEKENGKYRYWQWQEVKKDLTAFAGFLLQQGFKAGDRIGFVAGNNYARLIAEMATMSIGCVSVPIFIGYAKDFLNQLVEFSDLQGLVVENGAKFKQVQNALWPKEVVILSGPVEEKWNSGKTTVRSFGQVLEQIQQVDSAAVEAAISQVKLDQQCMIMFTSGTTNFPKGVMLSHRNIMSQQTALESLWQPEEGMRFLCYLPWHHSFGGLFERFFALHSGGCLAVDDSAGKDIDLLFENFKTIKPHVYFSVPKIYQEIIGRVLTSKEAEATFFHPDLKFVFTAAAPLPLSVSNVFTKKGIPVAEGWGLTETSPCCTLTELSLQRELGVVGFPIPGVEVKLDPEGEILVRGPNVMSGYFRNPEATERVLEKDGWFHTGDVGEITPGGVKILSRKDRVFKLSNGEKVFPAGIEERLRTRCKFIKHAYVFGSGQQAPLALLFPNMDLVNAESVGDVDAEACKNPCSSQALSGCLRTCIDQVNESNPIRFEKVKRALVVQQELSLDKNELTPSFKLVPRTVEKNFAPYILSLQKQDKEVPEGSYLVSVDEEGEKGSE, from the coding sequence ATGGAAGTCCTGAAGAGTTCTCGGTCCTTAGGTGAAGTCAAATACACCATTGGTCAGATGCTTCTGGCCAATGGGGAGAAGTTTGCTCAGCGCCCGGCCTTTGCCGAAAAGGAAAATGGCAAGTACCGGTATTGGCAGTGGCAGGAGGTCAAAAAAGATCTCACGGCCTTTGCGGGATTCTTGTTGCAGCAGGGGTTTAAGGCCGGTGATCGCATTGGCTTTGTCGCCGGCAACAACTATGCTCGTCTGATTGCAGAAATGGCCACCATGTCCATTGGCTGTGTGTCTGTGCCCATTTTTATTGGTTACGCCAAGGACTTTCTCAATCAGCTGGTTGAGTTTTCTGATCTTCAGGGCCTGGTGGTCGAAAATGGGGCAAAGTTCAAGCAGGTTCAAAATGCTCTGTGGCCAAAAGAGGTTGTAATTCTCAGTGGCCCGGTTGAGGAGAAGTGGAACAGTGGCAAGACCACGGTTCGTAGTTTTGGGCAGGTTTTGGAGCAGATTCAACAGGTGGACTCAGCGGCCGTTGAAGCCGCCATTTCTCAAGTTAAACTCGATCAACAGTGCATGATCATGTTTACTTCTGGAACCACCAACTTCCCCAAAGGGGTGATGCTCTCTCATCGCAACATCATGTCTCAACAGACGGCTCTGGAAAGCCTTTGGCAGCCCGAAGAGGGAATGCGGTTTCTTTGTTATTTGCCCTGGCACCATAGCTTTGGTGGATTGTTTGAGCGCTTTTTTGCCCTCCACTCAGGGGGCTGTCTGGCCGTCGATGATTCCGCTGGCAAGGACATTGACCTTTTATTTGAGAATTTTAAGACCATAAAGCCACATGTTTATTTCAGTGTTCCCAAAATCTATCAGGAGATTATTGGTCGGGTTTTGACTTCAAAGGAGGCTGAGGCCACCTTCTTTCATCCCGATCTCAAGTTTGTTTTTACGGCGGCAGCTCCACTGCCATTGAGTGTTTCCAACGTCTTTACCAAAAAAGGTATTCCCGTAGCGGAAGGCTGGGGACTGACAGAGACCTCCCCCTGTTGCACCCTGACCGAATTGTCCCTGCAGAGGGAGCTGGGTGTGGTGGGCTTTCCCATTCCGGGTGTCGAGGTCAAGCTCGACCCAGAAGGGGAGATTCTCGTCCGTGGACCGAATGTCATGTCTGGCTACTTTCGCAACCCTGAGGCCACTGAACGAGTGCTGGAAAAAGACGGCTGGTTTCACACGGGAGACGTGGGAGAAATCACCCCTGGAGGAGTAAAAATTCTCTCGCGCAAGGATCGGGTGTTTAAGTTGAGTAACGGCGAAAAGGTCTTTCCGGCTGGAATCGAAGAACGGCTGAGGACACGATGCAAGTTTATCAAACATGCTTATGTGTTTGGTAGCGGGCAACAGGCACCCTTAGCCTTACTGTTCCCCAATATGGATTTGGTAAACGCCGAGTCCGTTGGTGATGTGGACGCGGAGGCTTGTAAAAACCCTTGTTCAAGTCAGGCGCTCTCAGGGTGTTTGCGCACTTGTATTGATCAAGTCAACGAGTCCAATCCCATTCGTTTCGAAAAGGTCAAACGGGCCCTGGTTGTGCAGCAGGAGTTGAGTTTGGACAAAAACGAGCTGACGCCCTCGTTTAAATTGGTGCCTAGAACGGTTGAAAAGAATTTTGCGCCCTATATTTTATCTCTTCAGAAACAGGACAAGGAAGTTCCGGAAGGCTCCTATTTAGTGAGCGTGGACGAAGAGGGCGAAAAAGGGTCTGAGTAA
- the bcrD gene encoding benzoyl-CoA reductase subunit D: protein MFHTVGIDVGSSAIKCALMSFDEDGKNEKLIGTTLNKIRKRDTQEVIRMTYDHLLESHDMKPEDICYIATTGEGEMVDFRSGHFYTMTSHARGAIFMNPDARAVVDAGALHSRALIMDDRSKVLGYRMTSQCASGSGQFLENISRYLGIGIEDVGPKSVGADNPEVVSGICAVLAETDVINMVSRGISAGNILKGIHLSMARRLVNLLRMIKAEGKVLVTGGLSRDVGLTTAMQELATDDKKGADVQICSHELAPFAGAIGSAIWGGFRHVKLREANA, encoded by the coding sequence ATGTTTCACACCGTAGGAATAGATGTTGGTTCAAGCGCGATTAAGTGTGCCCTGATGTCCTTTGACGAGGATGGCAAAAACGAGAAATTAATCGGTACGACTCTGAACAAGATTCGCAAGCGGGACACCCAGGAGGTCATTCGCATGACCTATGATCACCTGCTTGAGAGCCACGACATGAAACCCGAAGACATTTGTTACATTGCCACCACCGGCGAAGGGGAGATGGTCGATTTTAGAAGTGGACACTTCTACACCATGACATCCCATGCTCGGGGAGCCATTTTTATGAATCCCGATGCCAGGGCGGTGGTGGACGCCGGGGCCTTGCACTCAAGGGCCTTGATCATGGACGACAGATCCAAGGTCTTGGGTTATCGCATGACCTCCCAATGTGCCTCTGGTTCTGGACAGTTTTTGGAAAACATCTCCCGGTATCTGGGGATTGGTATTGAAGACGTGGGCCCTAAGTCCGTCGGTGCCGACAACCCGGAAGTCGTCTCGGGAATCTGCGCGGTGCTTGCGGAAACCGACGTCATCAATATGGTGAGCCGGGGAATCAGCGCCGGAAATATTCTTAAGGGAATTCACCTTTCCATGGCCCGTCGATTGGTCAACCTGCTGCGCATGATTAAGGCTGAAGGTAAGGTTTTGGTCACCGGCGGATTGTCCCGTGATGTGGGCTTGACCACGGCGATGCAAGAGCTGGCCACCGATGACAAAAAAGGTGCAGACGTGCAGATTTGCTCCCACGAATTAGCTCCCTTTGCCGGAGCCATTGGCTCCGCGATTTGGGGTGGCTTCCGTCATGTAAAACTCAGAGAGGCCAATGCCTAA
- a CDS encoding benzoyl-CoA reductase subunit A encodes MDCYIGIDLGSTTTKAIFIDTDEKILGRGITNSRSNYDIACQVASEEAEINSRFALLQRWVKEDAGFKGVADDLLAWLEAKYKLAQHLKQLTALTEACYLDPLVVNKDPEWSHVPGLLAEIFERMEKDAHEIFLPNVKSRSDFFRDIASSCFMTCVEELAKNDSRLFDKLIGIYDRAILRVESQSYASFFDEYIHWACEEIVKMPQFSKYEGQIRAVTDRVASLEFNPLNTIGTGYGRQRLPFPKEQIRSEILCHGLGAHYMFPNTRTVLDIGGQDTKAIQVDGQGIVTNFQMNDRCAAGCGRYLGYIADEMNMGVHELGPMAMKSNKQVKINSTCTVFAGTELRERLSLGERREDILAGLHRAMILRAMSLLARSGGIDDEFTFTGGVAKNQAAVTALEKLVEENYGKRILNISADSIYTGALGAALFAKRDKKGEMAKLDLKQLNKKVATH; translated from the coding sequence ATGGATTGCTATATTGGAATTGACCTGGGCTCGACAACGACCAAGGCCATATTTATTGATACCGATGAAAAGATCTTGGGCCGCGGGATCACCAACTCCCGCAGCAACTACGATATCGCCTGCCAGGTGGCCAGCGAAGAGGCGGAGATCAACTCCCGCTTTGCATTGCTTCAACGGTGGGTGAAAGAAGACGCTGGATTCAAAGGTGTGGCCGATGATCTGTTGGCCTGGCTTGAGGCCAAGTACAAACTGGCCCAGCATCTGAAGCAGCTGACGGCTCTGACTGAGGCCTGCTACCTGGACCCACTGGTGGTGAACAAAGATCCTGAGTGGAGTCATGTTCCGGGACTTCTTGCCGAGATTTTTGAGCGCATGGAGAAAGATGCTCACGAAATCTTTCTCCCCAACGTCAAATCGCGCAGCGATTTCTTCCGCGACATTGCCTCCAGTTGCTTCATGACCTGTGTGGAGGAGTTGGCCAAAAATGACTCGCGGTTATTCGATAAATTGATCGGCATTTACGACCGGGCCATTCTGCGAGTGGAAAGCCAAAGCTACGCGAGTTTCTTTGATGAGTACATCCACTGGGCCTGTGAAGAGATTGTCAAAATGCCTCAGTTCTCCAAGTATGAAGGACAGATTCGGGCGGTCACCGATCGAGTGGCTTCGCTGGAATTCAACCCGCTGAACACCATCGGCACGGGCTATGGTCGTCAACGCCTGCCTTTTCCCAAAGAGCAAATTCGTTCCGAGATCCTCTGTCACGGATTGGGGGCCCACTATATGTTCCCCAATACTCGCACGGTTTTGGATATTGGCGGACAGGACACCAAGGCCATTCAGGTCGACGGACAGGGAATTGTCACCAACTTCCAGATGAATGACCGCTGCGCCGCTGGTTGTGGCCGTTATCTGGGATATATTGCGGACGAAATGAATATGGGCGTTCATGAACTAGGCCCCATGGCCATGAAGTCCAATAAACAAGTGAAGATCAATTCCACTTGCACCGTGTTTGCCGGAACCGAGCTGCGTGAGCGCTTGTCTTTAGGTGAAAGACGGGAAGACATTCTGGCCGGTCTTCATCGGGCCATGATCCTTCGCGCCATGTCTCTTTTGGCGCGAAGTGGCGGTATTGACGACGAGTTCACCTTTACAGGTGGCGTGGCCAAAAACCAGGCGGCGGTCACAGCTCTTGAAAAGTTGGTGGAGGAGAACTACGGCAAGCGGATTCTCAATATCAGTGCCGACAGTATCTACACCGGAGCACTGGGAGCGGCCCTGTTTGCCAAGCGAGACAAGAAGGGCGAAATGGCCAAATTGGATTTAAAACAGCTCAACAAAAAAGTGGCGACCCACTGA